The Hyphomonadaceae bacterium ML37 genome includes a region encoding these proteins:
- a CDS encoding SDR family NAD(P)-dependent oxidoreductase has protein sequence MAGKTRDVAAPQSRTSGAGRLDGKIVLITGAAGNLGSEMARRFADEGATLILTGRTRDRIEAACAAVVAQTGVAAERVAPLVLDGGDPGSVRAAMDEVRAKFGRIDVLVNNAGSPGPKQPLDNVPLSKAEMEANGDTETVGDAMRNILAVTWNLARAAADLMQPGAAIINISTIFSHTRYYGRIAYVVPKAALNALSRQLAGEFGARGVRVNNVFPGPIESERIRTVFAAMDKVQGNKDGETAEYFMGRMSLRRSVDGAPPERTLPTPADIAQTCLFLASDESAALNGAEIDVAHGMSVRKESRSTYKTRPSLRALDGAGLTVLIVAGESWDDALETARIQVGCGARVLLGMAREADVAQAKARTQAQGLVDGLTIVRFNRTEPETMAETLNAYSAQHGPVTSAIVLPLKPAQYFAGALLDADDATVDEFMDVELVGGIAIARTLSRYWKTRSDLEQPPRYVFMTNASDGAGDVYSQVLTAAMTQLIRIWRDEARVDVEAGRFPHAVWGNQIVRFSNRERENIRFAAGHATRIVFKEQRIANIDLHVPEKIGEETGATSAMVGFAENITGLHLGKVALITGGSAGIGGQVARLLALAGAKVMMVARRASELEAARDRIIGELQDIGFSGVERRVRIMADVDVSDFASLKTALDATIAAWGRVDYLINNAGVAGAEDMVVDMDLDAWRFTLDANLISNYYLTHHAAPLMKAQGGGYVLNVSSYFGGEKLRAVAYPNRADYAVSKAGQRAMVESFSQFLGPIIQLNAIAPGPVDGDRLSGVGGKPGLFQRRARLILENKRLNSVYAEVIKSVREGASVATVLNRLSHNTAGVLSHDMLAPSGLRKLALKIAREGDGVCTWDQYILTPALAERLLSRLRLGGYLLDVPAWRDLPGDKAKGGWLRITPPDDAPFLPQGLINKNAEQIGEGVLSQLHLGKMPTEADVAQATVFYLADRAVSGETFMPSGGLNVERSTVERDMFGGPRPERVEKLRGKTVWFAGDHLADYIAAASQRLIDECGVAGVVVLARTKAGGKAVTDMIDGEAAKSVHVVVSGDDIEDAMDKALAKWGRPATVVSLPGDVLPDRLFEDDAPLTPEAFSQVVEDNLTRHFRVSRKASLYDGCQLVLVSPDVAVGANAPAHAIANFIKTTLHAFTATLAVENERLVHNVPTNQINLTRRVRSEEPRNEEEHQEELRRFATAILLVGAPLPDSQDSRYRSRIYRGTSMTV, from the coding sequence ATGGCCGGCAAAACCCGCGACGTCGCAGCGCCTCAATCGCGAACCTCAGGTGCGGGCCGATTGGATGGAAAAATCGTCCTGATCACGGGCGCTGCGGGCAATCTCGGCAGCGAGATGGCGCGCCGGTTCGCCGATGAGGGCGCCACGCTGATCCTGACCGGGCGTACGCGCGATCGCATTGAGGCAGCGTGCGCCGCAGTGGTCGCCCAGACCGGCGTGGCGGCGGAACGTGTTGCGCCCCTGGTGCTCGACGGCGGTGATCCGGGGTCGGTGCGCGCGGCCATGGACGAGGTGAGGGCGAAGTTCGGCCGCATCGACGTGCTGGTCAACAATGCCGGATCGCCCGGTCCCAAACAGCCGCTGGACAATGTGCCGCTGTCGAAAGCCGAGATGGAGGCCAACGGCGATACCGAGACCGTCGGCGACGCCATGCGCAATATTTTGGCGGTCACCTGGAATCTGGCGCGGGCGGCGGCGGACCTGATGCAGCCGGGCGCGGCGATCATCAATATCTCCACGATCTTCTCCCACACGCGCTACTATGGCCGCATCGCCTATGTGGTGCCCAAGGCGGCGCTGAACGCGCTGTCGCGCCAGCTGGCCGGCGAGTTCGGGGCCCGCGGCGTGCGGGTCAATAATGTGTTTCCCGGCCCTATCGAGAGCGAACGCATCCGCACGGTGTTCGCGGCGATGGACAAGGTTCAGGGCAATAAGGACGGCGAAACGGCCGAATACTTCATGGGCCGCATGTCGCTGCGCCGCAGCGTCGACGGCGCGCCGCCCGAGCGCACCTTGCCGACCCCGGCCGATATCGCCCAGACCTGCCTGTTCCTCGCCAGCGACGAATCCGCCGCGCTCAATGGCGCGGAGATCGACGTGGCCCACGGGATGAGCGTGCGCAAGGAATCGCGCTCCACCTACAAGACCCGTCCGTCCCTGCGGGCGCTGGATGGCGCGGGCCTGACGGTCCTCATCGTGGCGGGCGAGAGCTGGGATGATGCGCTGGAGACGGCGCGCATTCAGGTCGGCTGCGGCGCGCGCGTGCTGCTGGGCATGGCGCGCGAGGCTGACGTGGCGCAGGCCAAGGCCCGCACCCAGGCCCAGGGCCTGGTCGACGGTCTGACCATTGTGCGCTTCAATCGCACCGAGCCGGAAACCATGGCCGAGACGCTGAACGCCTACAGCGCGCAGCACGGTCCGGTGACCAGCGCCATCGTGCTGCCGCTCAAGCCGGCGCAATACTTCGCCGGGGCGCTGCTCGACGCAGACGACGCCACTGTGGACGAGTTCATGGACGTGGAGCTGGTGGGCGGCATCGCCATCGCCCGCACCCTGTCGCGCTACTGGAAGACCCGCAGCGATTTGGAACAGCCGCCGCGTTATGTCTTCATGACCAATGCCAGCGACGGCGCGGGCGATGTGTACAGCCAGGTGCTCACTGCTGCGATGACCCAGCTGATCCGCATCTGGCGCGACGAGGCGCGCGTGGATGTGGAGGCGGGCCGCTTCCCCCATGCTGTGTGGGGCAATCAGATTGTCCGCTTTTCCAATCGCGAGCGGGAAAACATCCGCTTCGCCGCCGGCCATGCGACGCGCATCGTCTTCAAGGAGCAGCGGATCGCCAATATCGATCTGCATGTGCCCGAGAAGATCGGCGAGGAGACCGGCGCCACCAGCGCCATGGTGGGCTTTGCCGAGAACATTACCGGCCTGCATCTGGGCAAGGTCGCCCTGATCACCGGCGGTTCAGCGGGCATTGGCGGCCAGGTCGCGCGCCTGCTGGCGCTGGCCGGGGCCAAGGTGATGATGGTCGCCCGGCGCGCCAGCGAGCTGGAAGCGGCGAGAGACCGCATCATCGGCGAGCTTCAGGATATCGGCTTCTCCGGCGTGGAGCGCCGCGTGCGCATCATGGCCGATGTGGATGTCAGCGATTTCGCCTCGCTCAAGACTGCGCTGGACGCCACCATCGCGGCATGGGGCCGGGTGGATTATCTCATCAACAACGCCGGGGTCGCCGGGGCCGAGGACATGGTCGTGGACATGGATCTCGACGCCTGGCGCTTCACCCTCGACGCCAATCTGATCTCGAACTACTACCTGACACACCACGCCGCGCCGCTGATGAAGGCGCAGGGCGGCGGGTATGTGCTGAACGTGTCGTCCTATTTTGGCGGCGAGAAGCTGCGCGCCGTGGCCTATCCCAACCGGGCCGACTACGCCGTCTCCAAGGCTGGCCAGCGCGCCATGGTGGAGAGCTTCTCGCAGTTTCTCGGGCCGATCATCCAGCTCAACGCCATTGCGCCGGGTCCTGTGGATGGTGACCGCCTGTCGGGCGTCGGCGGCAAGCCGGGCCTGTTCCAGCGCCGTGCGCGGCTGATCCTGGAAAACAAGCGCCTCAACTCGGTCTATGCCGAAGTGATCAAGTCGGTGCGCGAGGGCGCGTCTGTCGCCACGGTGCTCAACCGGCTATCGCATAATACGGCTGGGGTCCTGTCCCACGACATGCTGGCGCCGTCGGGTCTGCGCAAGCTGGCGCTGAAAATCGCGCGCGAGGGTGACGGCGTGTGCACCTGGGACCAGTACATTCTGACCCCGGCGCTGGCCGAGCGGCTTCTGTCGCGCCTGCGGCTGGGCGGTTATTTGCTGGACGTGCCGGCGTGGCGCGACCTGCCCGGGGACAAGGCCAAGGGCGGCTGGCTGCGCATCACGCCGCCGGACGATGCGCCCTTCCTGCCCCAGGGCCTGATCAACAAGAACGCCGAGCAGATCGGCGAGGGCGTATTGTCCCAGCTGCATCTGGGCAAGATGCCCACCGAGGCCGATGTGGCCCAGGCCACGGTGTTCTATCTGGCTGACCGCGCGGTCAGCGGCGAGACCTTCATGCCGTCCGGCGGCCTGAATGTGGAGCGCTCCACGGTGGAGCGCGACATGTTCGGCGGGCCGCGCCCGGAGCGCGTGGAGAAGCTGCGCGGCAAGACGGTCTGGTTCGCCGGTGATCATCTGGCCGACTATATCGCCGCGGCCTCCCAGCGCCTAATCGACGAATGCGGCGTGGCCGGTGTGGTCGTGCTGGCGCGCACCAAGGCGGGTGGCAAGGCGGTCACGGACATGATCGACGGCGAGGCGGCCAAGTCAGTCCATGTGGTCGTGTCGGGCGATGATATCGAGGACGCCATGGACAAGGCGCTGGCCAAATGGGGCCGTCCGGCCACTGTGGTGTCGCTGCCCGGCGACGTCCTGCCCGACCGGCTGTTCGAGGACGATGCGCCGCTTACGCCTGAAGCCTTCAGCCAGGTGGTGGAGGACAATCTGACCCGGCATTTCCGGGTGTCGCGCAAGGCCTCGCTCTATGACGGGTGCCAGCTGGTGCTGGTGTCGCCGGACGTGGCGGTGGGCGCCAATGCGCCGGCCCACGCCATCGCCAACTTCATCAAGACCACGCTGCACGCGTTCACCGCGACGCTGGCCGTGGAGAATGAGCGGCTGGTGCACAATGTGCCGACCAACCAGATCAACCTCACCCGCCGCGTGCGCTCGGAAGAGCCGCGCAATGAGGAGGAGCACCAGGAGGAGCTGCGCCGTTTCGCGACGGCCATTCTGCTGGTCGGCGCGCCGCTGCCCGATTCGCAGGATTCGCGTTATCGCTCGCGCATCTATCGCGGGACGTCGATGACGGTGTAG
- a CDS encoding acetyl-CoA C-acyltransferase, with translation MTLTDAYIYDAVRTPRGKGREDGALAGLGPHELVAQLVAALKDRAGAGAVDSASALILGCVGQVGAQGGNIALVSRLHAGLPHDTTAWTLNNFCVAGLTAAGQAAALASAGENRLMLAGGVEMMSHAPFMGDKASYYTDPDLARALRYAPVALSADLLATKAGLDRAALDHEVIASHQRAARAWAEGRHDAAVIPVRGPDGDALLERDECIRSGMDQAALDALPPAFEKLGAAGYDAMMLAANPGLEQITHLHAIAHCPPMADGAALVLIGSKAAGEAAGLKPKARIRARIDRGGDPVDQLTAGFAAMDALLEETGLSLRDFDRIEFMEAFAAVPALFRRDRDADPDRVNLNGGHLAMGHPMGATGAILLTTLVHELIRCGGSLGLAVAHGGSGTGSAMIIERV, from the coding sequence ATGACACTCACCGACGCCTATATCTACGACGCCGTGCGCACGCCACGCGGCAAAGGGCGTGAGGACGGCGCGCTGGCCGGGCTCGGGCCCCATGAACTTGTGGCCCAGCTGGTCGCGGCGCTCAAAGACCGCGCAGGCGCAGGCGCCGTCGACAGCGCCAGCGCGCTGATCCTGGGCTGTGTCGGTCAGGTGGGCGCCCAGGGCGGCAATATCGCGCTGGTCAGCCGGCTGCACGCCGGCCTGCCCCATGACACGACCGCCTGGACGCTGAATAATTTCTGCGTGGCGGGCCTCACCGCTGCCGGACAGGCCGCCGCGCTGGCCAGCGCCGGCGAGAACCGCCTGATGCTGGCGGGCGGGGTGGAGATGATGAGCCATGCGCCCTTCATGGGCGACAAGGCGAGCTATTACACCGACCCGGATCTGGCGCGCGCCCTGCGCTATGCGCCGGTGGCGCTGTCCGCCGATCTGCTGGCCACCAAGGCCGGTCTGGACCGGGCGGCGCTGGACCATGAAGTCATCGCCTCCCACCAGCGCGCGGCGCGCGCCTGGGCGGAGGGGCGCCATGACGCGGCGGTCATCCCTGTGCGCGGGCCGGACGGAGACGCGCTGCTGGAGCGCGATGAATGCATCCGCTCCGGCATGGATCAGGCAGCGCTAGACGCCCTGCCCCCGGCTTTCGAAAAGCTGGGCGCGGCGGGCTACGACGCCATGATGCTGGCGGCCAATCCGGGGCTTGAGCAGATCACGCATCTCCATGCCATCGCCCACTGCCCGCCCATGGCCGACGGCGCGGCGCTGGTGCTGATCGGCTCGAAAGCCGCGGGCGAGGCGGCGGGGCTCAAACCCAAAGCGCGCATCCGGGCTCGCATAGACCGGGGCGGTGATCCGGTGGACCAGCTCACGGCGGGCTTCGCCGCCATGGACGCGCTGCTTGAAGAGACAGGGCTGAGCTTGCGCGATTTTGACCGGATCGAGTTCATGGAGGCGTTTGCCGCCGTGCCTGCCCTGTTCCGGCGCGACCGCGACGCCGACCCGGACCGGGTCAATCTCAATGGCGGCCACCTGGCCATGGGACATCCCATGGGCGCCACCGGCGCGATCCTGCTGACCACGCTGGTTCACGAGCTCATCCGCTGCGGCGGATCGCTGGGCCTGGCCGTCGCCCACGGGGGCTCGGGCACAGGCTCGGCGATGATTATCGAGCGCGTATAG
- a CDS encoding acetyl-CoA acetyltransferase, whose product MAGEVFILGGAQTDFARNWTREGHDLKALMGEAMLEGLDNARLEPSQIETIHIGNFAGELFCGQGLLGGFMGHIHPDLEGLPTMRHEAACASGSMAILAAMADIESGRYGIAAVLGVEMMRNVPGQTAAEHLGAAAWAGREAQGATYLWPAMFSDIVEEYDARFGLERAHLAEISRINFANARRNPHAQSRSWTFTEASFSEDDEANPVIEGRMRKSDCGQVTDGAAMIVLAGADAARAHAARTGQRLEDIPRIKGWGHTTAPLLLETKLAASRGRNDGWMFPWMRKAMTDAYGRAGLSGADQIDAFETHDCFSITELAAIEHFGITAPGRAGEAVEDGRIALGGRCPVNPSGGLIGLGHPVGATGVRMALDAARQVQGSAGDCQVEGARNVATYNVGGSATANVSLVIGA is encoded by the coding sequence ATGGCGGGCGAGGTGTTCATTCTGGGCGGGGCGCAGACCGATTTCGCGCGCAACTGGACCCGCGAGGGTCATGATCTCAAGGCCCTGATGGGCGAGGCGATGCTGGAGGGGCTGGACAATGCGCGCCTGGAGCCCTCGCAGATCGAGACCATTCATATAGGCAATTTCGCCGGCGAGCTGTTCTGCGGCCAGGGCCTGCTGGGCGGGTTCATGGGCCATATCCACCCCGATCTGGAAGGCCTGCCCACCATGCGCCATGAGGCGGCCTGCGCGTCAGGCTCCATGGCGATCCTGGCGGCCATGGCCGACATCGAATCGGGCCGCTATGGGATCGCCGCCGTGCTGGGCGTGGAAATGATGCGCAACGTGCCCGGCCAGACCGCCGCCGAGCATCTGGGCGCCGCCGCCTGGGCGGGGCGCGAGGCGCAGGGCGCGACCTATCTGTGGCCTGCCATGTTCTCCGACATCGTTGAGGAATATGACGCGCGCTTTGGTCTGGAGCGCGCCCATCTGGCCGAGATAAGCCGGATCAATTTCGCCAACGCCCGGCGCAATCCCCACGCCCAGAGCCGCAGCTGGACCTTTACCGAAGCGAGCTTCTCGGAAGATGACGAGGCCAACCCGGTCATCGAAGGGCGCATGCGCAAATCCGATTGCGGTCAGGTCACTGACGGCGCCGCCATGATCGTGCTGGCCGGCGCAGACGCGGCGCGCGCCCACGCCGCAAGGACGGGGCAGCGGCTGGAGGACATCCCCCGGATCAAGGGCTGGGGCCACACCACCGCGCCGCTACTTCTGGAGACCAAGCTGGCGGCCTCGCGCGGGCGCAATGATGGCTGGATGTTCCCGTGGATGCGCAAGGCCATGACCGACGCCTACGGGCGCGCAGGCCTGTCCGGCGCCGATCAGATCGACGCGTTCGAGACCCATGACTGCTTCTCCATCACCGAACTGGCCGCGATCGAGCATTTCGGCATCACCGCGCCGGGCCGCGCGGGCGAGGCGGTGGAGGACGGCCGCATCGCGCTGGGCGGGCGCTGCCCGGTCAATCCGTCGGGCGGGCTGATCGGGCTTGGCCATCCGGTGGGCGCCACAGGCGTGCGCATGGCGCTCGACGCCGCGCGTCAGGTTCAGGGCAGCGCCGGAGACTGTCAGGTGGAAGGCGCGCGCAATGTCGCCACCTATAATGTCGGCGGGTCCGCCACCGCCAACGTGTCGCTGGTGATCGGCGCATGA
- a CDS encoding carotenoid oxygenase family protein — translation MTMIVTEFEREELSTPLNQLNPYLKGVYAPVREEVTALDLTVEGEIPRDLYGLYVRNGPNPLNAPEGMHHWFDGDGMLHGIYFENGKAEYRNRYIRSADHDAERAGSLDAGGIMMPANKTRQPTTYKDTANTDVVFHNGSLMALWYVSGQPVRVDARTLETVRTETFSGRLPKNVSAHSKVDPETGEFVFFDYDLYKPVMSAGVISRDNDLSWFREIELPGPRLPHDMAITENYMVLMDLPVVFTESGLRNGMWQIKQPKGQATRFGVLRKDGTGDVRWFEADPCYIYHGVNAWEEGDEIVFFACKMIPNGLTPDPAYGPYAPMVGVLALQAVLHEWRFNLKTGAVSERPVDDRVTEFPVINLDKTGRKSRYSYHVSIPNTQTQLFDGLVKYDLSTGNGEAHPFGPGRYGSEPAYAPRVGAKDEDDGYVISFVFDAQSGASEALILNAKDFSQPPLARVKLPQRVPAGFHAAWAAGDQIRAV, via the coding sequence ATGACCATGATCGTGACCGAGTTCGAGCGCGAGGAGCTGAGCACGCCGCTCAACCAGCTCAACCCCTATCTCAAGGGCGTCTACGCGCCGGTGCGCGAGGAGGTGACAGCGCTGGACCTGACGGTGGAGGGCGAGATTCCGCGCGATCTGTATGGTCTGTACGTGCGCAATGGGCCCAACCCGCTCAACGCGCCGGAGGGCATGCATCACTGGTTTGACGGCGACGGCATGCTGCACGGCATTTATTTTGAGAACGGCAAGGCGGAATACCGCAACCGCTATATCCGCTCGGCTGATCATGACGCCGAACGCGCGGGTTCGCTGGATGCCGGTGGCATCATGATGCCCGCCAACAAGACCCGCCAGCCGACGACCTACAAGGATACCGCCAATACCGACGTGGTCTTCCACAATGGCTCGCTGATGGCGCTCTGGTATGTCTCCGGCCAGCCGGTGCGCGTGGATGCGCGCACGCTGGAGACGGTGCGCACAGAGACCTTCTCCGGCCGCCTGCCGAAAAACGTGTCAGCCCATTCCAAGGTCGATCCGGAAACCGGCGAGTTCGTGTTCTTCGATTATGATCTCTACAAGCCGGTGATGAGCGCGGGGGTGATCTCACGCGACAATGACCTCAGCTGGTTTCGCGAGATTGAACTGCCGGGTCCCCGCCTGCCTCACGACATGGCGATCACCGAGAACTACATGGTCCTGATGGATTTGCCGGTGGTGTTCACCGAGTCCGGCCTGCGCAACGGCATGTGGCAGATCAAACAGCCCAAGGGTCAAGCGACTAGGTTCGGCGTGCTGCGCAAGGACGGGACCGGCGATGTGCGCTGGTTCGAGGCGGACCCATGCTACATTTATCATGGCGTCAATGCGTGGGAGGAGGGCGACGAGATCGTCTTCTTTGCCTGCAAGATGATCCCCAATGGCCTGACCCCCGACCCGGCCTACGGGCCGTACGCGCCCATGGTTGGCGTGCTGGCGCTGCAGGCGGTGCTGCATGAATGGCGTTTCAATTTGAAGACCGGCGCCGTGAGCGAGCGGCCCGTGGATGACCGGGTCACCGAGTTTCCGGTGATCAATCTGGACAAGACGGGGCGCAAGAGCCGGTATTCCTACCATGTCTCCATCCCCAACACGCAGACCCAGTTGTTTGACGGGCTGGTGAAGTACGACCTTTCCACCGGCAACGGCGAGGCGCATCCGTTTGGCCCCGGACGCTACGGCTCCGAGCCGGCCTATGCGCCCAGGGTCGGCGCGAAGGATGAGGATGACGGCTATGTCATCAGCTTCGTGTTCGATGCGCAAAGCGGCGCGTCAGAGGCGCTGATTCTCAATGCCAAGGATTTCTCGCAGCCGCCGCTCGCGCGGGTGAAGCTGCCCCAGCGCGTCCCGGCCGGTTTCCACGCCGCTTGGGCGGCGGGCGACCAGATCCGCGCCGTGTGA
- a CDS encoding heme-binding protein: MIHTLRWMLVLVMVTAASSQAHASDEPAYVLVRAQGDIEIRDYPALILAEVEASGDMTRAGNQGFRPLAGFIFGDNQPPRGGGGENIAMTAPVIQSRSERIAMTTPVTQTRTQAGGETWRVAFIMPETWTLETLPRPNDPAVTVREQPARRLAAIRFAGGPNESRFMRKADELAAFLTAEGYEIIGEPVYARYNPPWTPTPMRRNEVLIEIAR; encoded by the coding sequence ATGATTCACACGCTCCGCTGGATGCTGGTCCTCGTCATGGTCACCGCTGCTTCATCCCAAGCCCACGCCTCCGATGAACCGGCCTATGTGCTGGTGCGCGCGCAGGGCGATATCGAGATCCGCGACTATCCCGCGCTCATCCTGGCCGAGGTGGAAGCGAGCGGCGACATGACGCGCGCCGGAAATCAGGGCTTCCGCCCGCTGGCCGGATTCATCTTCGGCGACAACCAGCCGCCCCGCGGCGGGGGCGGCGAAAACATCGCCATGACCGCCCCGGTGATCCAGTCCCGGTCCGAACGCATCGCGATGACCACGCCCGTCACCCAGACCCGCACGCAAGCCGGCGGCGAGACGTGGCGCGTGGCCTTCATCATGCCCGAGACCTGGACCCTGGAGACGTTGCCGCGCCCCAATGATCCGGCAGTCACCGTGCGGGAGCAGCCGGCCCGGCGCCTCGCCGCAATCCGGTTTGCTGGCGGCCCCAATGAGTCGCGTTTCATGCGCAAGGCCGACGAGCTCGCCGCTTTCCTTACGGCCGAGGGCTATGAGATCATCGGCGAGCCGGTGTATGCCCGCTACAATCCGCCTTGGACCCCCACGCCGATGCGACGCAACGAAGTGCTGATCGAGATCGCGCGCTAG